The proteins below come from a single Biomphalaria glabrata chromosome 10, xgBioGlab47.1, whole genome shotgun sequence genomic window:
- the LOC106070375 gene encoding uncharacterized protein LOC106070375 yields the protein MYHLERKTLELQNYKEEICQVHHFEVGTLLHYNYPIKVFQVRSKLDHNVKKVIKAYYKDSTYDEKKIVKHFLSEVAVLATIHHPFIMSMDFMGSFPRYFAYVMPFYEDGTLTKVLPSMHQEMSDEYFVQLCAAVNYLHYKKVAHRDFKTDNILITEKKVLIADFGLSDILPTEDTMATKRKGTVVYMSPEQFLKRPFDPFKCDMFALGVVYWCMVFKMNVLNQDTMEPMMEAVRTKLSPTSIDRHILTNLLEYQPEERLTIFELIFLMEESCFSHRIAKLKGNCQVLSLL from the exons atgtatcatcTGGAAAGAAAAACACTGGAACTTCAAAACTACAAGGAAGAAATATGCCAAGTACATCACTTCGAGGTGGGCACACTGCTTCACTACAATTACCCGATCAAAGTTTTTCAAGTCAGATCCAAACTAGACCACAACGTCAAGAAAGTCATCAAAGCTTATTACAAAGACAGCACTTATGATGAGAAAAAAATCGTAAAGCATTTCTTATCGGAAGTTGCAGTACTCGCTACGATCCACCATCCTTTTATCATGAGCATGGATTTCATGGGATCCTTTCCTCGGTACTTCGCATACGTGATGCCATTCTACGAAGATGGCACTCTGACCAAGGTACTGCCTTCCATGCATCAGGAGATGAGTGATGAATACTTTGTGCAACTGTGTGCAGCAGTTAATTATCTTCATTACAAAAAAGTTGCTCACAGAGACTTCAAAACGGACAACATTTTGATCACAGAAAAGAAAGTTCTCATTGCTGATTTCGGCTTATCGGATATCTTGCCCACTGAGGATACAATGGCGACCAAAAGAAAAGGAACTGTGGTGTACATGTCCCCAGAACAGTTTTTAAAGAGGCCGTTTGACCCTTTTAAA TGTGACATGTTTGCTCTTGGAGTAGTCTACTGGTGTATGGTTTTCAAAATGAATGTTTTGAATCAAGACACCATGGAACCAATGATGGAAGCAGTCAGAACTAAGTTGTCGCCTACTAGTATAGACAG ACATATTTTGACCAATCTCTTAGAATATCAACCTGAAGAAAGACTGACCATCTTTGAACTCATATTCTTGATGGAGGAATCCTGTTTCTCACACAGAATAGCCAAACTTAAAGGTAATTGTCAAGTACTAAGTCTGTTATGA